A part of Winslowiella toletana genomic DNA contains:
- the bla gene encoding class A beta-lactamase has protein sequence MSVLSLIRRRGLLAVAACAITLLLTPPSVLAQPETLAQQLRALEKSANGRLGVALIDSGSLRELHYRSDERFAMASTFKALLAAAMLQQSVKQPDLLKKRINYKQSDLVTYSPVTEKNLKQGMTIAELCAAAIELSDNAAANLLLREIGGPQAITRLARESGDMKTRLDRWEPLLNSAIPGDARDTTTPRAMASNLQQLALGQALPAARQQLLITWLKQSQTGAESIRAGVPQGWVVGDKTGAGAYGTTNDVAIIWPPKGKPLILAIYFTQKHQHAEARRDVLASATRLVLAEWEKD, from the coding sequence ATGTCTGTTTTATCGCTTATCCGCCGTCGTGGTCTGCTGGCAGTCGCCGCTTGCGCCATCACTTTACTGCTAACGCCACCATCGGTGCTGGCGCAACCTGAGACGCTGGCGCAGCAGCTGCGCGCGCTGGAAAAATCAGCCAATGGTCGGCTCGGCGTCGCGCTGATTGACAGTGGTTCCCTGCGAGAGCTGCATTATCGTAGTGATGAGCGCTTTGCTATGGCCAGTACTTTTAAGGCGCTGCTTGCTGCCGCTATGTTGCAACAGAGTGTGAAACAGCCGGATCTGCTGAAAAAACGCATCAACTATAAGCAGAGCGATCTGGTGACTTATTCCCCGGTGACTGAGAAAAATCTGAAGCAAGGGATGACGATTGCTGAGCTGTGTGCCGCAGCCATTGAGCTTAGCGATAACGCCGCGGCGAATTTGCTGCTGCGCGAAATTGGCGGTCCGCAGGCCATTACCCGGCTGGCGCGCGAGTCAGGCGATATGAAAACCCGCCTCGATCGCTGGGAGCCATTACTGAACAGCGCCATACCGGGGGATGCGCGTGATACCACCACGCCGCGCGCGATGGCGTCAAATTTGCAGCAGCTGGCGCTGGGGCAGGCGCTACCTGCCGCCCGGCAGCAGCTGTTGATAACATGGTTGAAACAGAGTCAGACCGGGGCGGAAAGTATCCGTGCCGGTGTACCGCAAGGCTGGGTGGTAGGTGATAAAACCGGGGCAGGAGCGTATGGCACCACCAATGACGTGGCGATTATCTGGCCACCAAAAGGGAAGCCGTTAATACTGGCCATTTACTTTACCCAGAAACACCAGCATGCCGAAGCGCGACGCGATGTACTGGCCAGCGCCACCCGCCTGGTGCTGGCGGAATGGGAAAAGGATTAA